A segment of the Gossypium hirsutum isolate 1008001.06 chromosome D10, Gossypium_hirsutum_v2.1, whole genome shotgun sequence genome:
TCGCATTCAGCAAGGAGTGGAACTAATTATTGGAACACCGGGCAGGCTTATTGATATTTTAACCAAGCAAGATATTGAATTAAGTGACGTAAAGATATTTGGTCTGGATGAAGTAGACTGCATGCTTCAAAGGGGCTTCCGGGACCAGGTGATGCAGATTTTTAGGGCTCTGTCACAACCCCAGTTACTGATGTATTCTGCAACAATTTCACAAGACGTGGAGAAAATAGCAAGTTGTATGGCAACAGATATTGTTACTGTTTCTATTGGCAAGCCTAACAGGCCGAGTAAGGCTGTGAAGCAGCTAGCTATCTGGGTTGAGTCAAAACAAAAAAAGCAAAAGCTTTTTGACATATTAAGGAGTAAACATTTTAGGCCACCTGCTGTAGTGTATGTGGGTTCCAGAGCAGGGGCAGATCTACTGTCTGATGCAATTACAGCCACCACTGGAATTAAAGCTTTGTCAATACATGGGACGAAGTCCATGAAGGAAAGGAGAGAAAtaatgaggatgtttttagttgGAGAAGTATCAGTAGTTGTGTCTACTGGGATTTTGGGTCGCGGAATTGATCTTTTAGCTGTGAGACAGGTGATAGTGTTTGATATGCCCAATTCCATTAAGGAGTATGTGCATCAGATTGGTAGGGCATCAAGATTAGGGGAGGAGGGTAATGCAATTGTTTTTGTGAACGATGAGGATAAGAAATTGATTCCAGAGTTGGTAGATATTTTAAAATCCTCTGGAGCTGTTATTCCTCGAGAACTTGGTAATTCACGGTATAATGTTGTTTCTTTGTCATCAGGCAAgaacttcaagaaaagaaagtaTGGTGGCTGATGTTGCGTGTCTTTTATCTTttagccccttttttttttcagttcatCACATCACACATGGTTAAAGAAGCCAAAAATGTAAAAGCTTTTGTTTACAAATGATTGTGTATTAAATTCTGCTGAAGCAGGTTTGGTAGTTTGAAGTAGTTCATAAAATATGCTCTTCGAGTCAGGACCTGTGTTACTTCTACAAGGATGAATGATGTTGGATCTAGCACCTTCCCCTTAATTTCCATTTCAATTAGTATCTTTCTTTCTAGGCAGTCCttttcaattcattttcaatGAAAAAGCATGGTCAActcttctaaaatttaaaaatctgtCAATAAAATTGTTGATGTGACTCTttataaacaaattttttaaCATAGGTTTTTTTCAATTTGGGTTTTACTCTCATTTCGTATTAGAGAAAAAAAATGGTCACCAAGCATTCATTACGAGAATTGATATAGGTAGGGGCCTTGAGCATGAATGCTAAAGTAAGAATTTTATTCCATAAGCATATTAGAGAATGTATGTATCCCACATTACATTACAGATTATATAGTAGCCTTGACAATATGAGAAATTGCTGAAGCCGAAAGAATAAAAATGAAGTGAGCATGCAAAAATCAACCATCGGTGACATTgttatgcatatatgtatgtatagcACATTGAAATCACTTCCAGCTATTGGCAACAATGTCAGCCAAATCCACAACCCTTTGAGAGTAGCCCCACTCATTGTCATACCAAGCAATCACCTTAACCATGTCATCTCCCATGACCATGGTGAGTGATGCATCAACGGTGGAGGACACATCAGAGCACCTGAAGTCCACTGAAACGAGGGGTTCTTCACACACTGAAAGTATACCCTGTAGCTCTTTCTCTGCACTCTCTTTGAAAGCAGCGTTCACCTCTTCAGCAAACGTCTTCTTTGAAACCTGGACCACTAGGTCCACCACCGACACATTTGGTGTTGGTACACGCAATGCGATGCCGTTAAGTTTGCCTTTGAGAGTAGGGAGTACAAGGGCCACGGCCTTTGCCGCACCAGTTGAAGTCGGGACGATGTTGAGAGCTGCGGCTCTAGCACGCCTGAGGTCTCGGTGGCTAGCATCAAGTAGCCTCTGGTCACCGGTGTACGAGTGAGTGGTAGTCATGGTGCCCTTGATGATACCTATCATATATATTACATTAGCATTAGTCAGAAACTCGAATGGGGCATATCTTCTTTATTAATATAGTGTTAAAAGGAATTACCAAACTTCTGGTCCAGAACCTTGACGAAAGGAGCAAGGCAATTGGTGGTGCAAGAAGCATTGCTGATGATAGGCTCATCTGGGTTGTAGGTGTCAGCATTCACTCCAACAACATAGGTGGGGATGTCACCCTTACCTGGGGCAGTAATCAGCACTTTCTTGGCTCCTGCTTGAATGTGCTTACCTGCACCTTCTCTATCGACAAACACACCGGTTCCTTCGATGACTAGATCTATTCCTAGGTCCCTATAATATCATCTTTATCAGTTTGATTGAAGCCAAACAAATGTTGTGTATATGAAAATGTGATGCATTTAAAATTTCAACTCTTACCCCCATGGGAGGTTGGCAGGGTTGCGGTCAGAAACAACCTTGATAACCTTGCCATCAACAGAGATGCCATCAGTGCCAACAGGCTTGACATCGGCAGCGAAGATGCCAAGGGTGGAATCATATTTGAGAAGGTGAGAAGCCTGCTTAACACCACCAGTGTCATTGATGGCAATGACATCAAGTGGGGAGTCCTTACGGCCATGCCAGCATCTTAAGAAATTCCTGCCAATCCTACCAAACCCATTTATAGCCACCTTTAGCTTTGCCTCTGCCATCCCTTTCCTGTACCCGCCATTATTGCTTCCTAGCTGCAAACACCAGTACGGGTCCAAAACCCAAACGCATATAAGtctttaaataaagaaaaaactcATTTGTAATTTCAACTTTTAACAAGAGGGTTAAGGATATAAATGGATTCAGCACATTATACATGAACCAAAGTGTTTCTGTATAAAGAGAGAATTCGTATTCGATATTGTTGTTTCACTATCGATCTGACAGACCAGTCGTGAGTATGATACTGTATTACTAACAAGGTGATTTCTGGTCTTATAACCATCATATCTGTCGTATAAGTACGTGATAAAATGGTAAAACTTAGTGGAGAAAGCGTTTCTCCCACAGGTCTTAtaaccatcatatgtaaataatgaaaatggaATAGGAATGTGTGTGAAGATGGAAAAGCGTGAAATGGAGGAACTCACAGCAGATGTCTGAAAAGCAACGAGTGAATGGAAGTCATCAGAGGTTTTCCTGGCAAAGGGAAGGCTAGTAGAGGAGTTGTGTAGGCCTGAGAAATCTGCAAAACCAACACCCTTTCCTTTTGCctgaaacaaaaagaaacaatATTGGAATGAGGAGTATGCAATGCATCAGATGAGTAGGAATAAGAGGAGGGGTGTGCGTAAAGCTGAACCTGAATCTGAAGGTTGGGTTTGGCTACAGAAACAGTAGCCGAAGCCATAATGGTAGTGATAGTGGTTGTGGAGTAAAACAGAGAGACGGACAGATGACAGAGGTTTTAGATTGAATAAGTAGAAGAGAGCAGAGCAGAGTAGTAAGTAGGTAATTGGTGGATGACTGAATCGGAAACGAGAGGATGAGATTACGGATAGGATAGCGGATAGGGATATAATACAGCCTCTACTTCAATGTATGGTTGTGATTTCAGCTTTTCCTTTGTGTCTCTCCTTACTCCATTTTCAATCATTCATCCATCTTGATTTTCTATGGCTCCCTTCGTTTTTCTTTTTTACGCATTTTTCAATGGAGGATTTTCATAATGcccatttgttttatatatatttaataattaaattaattcatattttttattttaatggatttacaaataatatataaaaaattttaaaataaatactatcttagaaaaaaatatatgtgatattaaaataataaatcatttatattacTTATACttatcttaaaaaaattttataaactttattttcttcgtAAATGTGATTGACATTATATGAATTATGACTCGTGTATTAGTATGTAAGGTTGAATGTTcaatcaaattaaatcaaatgaaaattttcgagttagtcAAGTTGACaattatattttatcatcctaactcgatttgaaaattttttaaattaagtcaagtgaaatgaaaatgaatcaaattaattcaatttgaataaatttgtttgagttaaagttaaaaaaattaaatcgaccATAATGAAATCTTATTAACAATATCACTAAATTCCGAGTTAAAGAacattaatttggtattatatataaatttgaaaactcTTTTAAAGCAAAATAAGAGGAAAAACACAAGATAATTAGTATGACAaacttgatttgataatttatttgttaaagatttcaaatttattattttgaaaattttaaaatatattataatttaatatttttatatattttttgaattttcaaagattgttttgattgttttataattttttaagaggGACTGATTCAcacatttttgaaactgttaggGCCCTAAGGGATATTTATATCCATTTGTTATTCAAGTTATTTGAGTTGTAAACTTCAAGTCAACCTAACTTGacttacataatataaaaaaaaatggaatgaaattgaaataattctTATGCATGCGACAAGCAAACGAATTACTCATAAAGGGCTAGAATGTGGTTAGTTTTGTGATGGTTATACATTGCGTAGAACTTGAGAGAAATGGCAAAGGGTAAGCAATTTAAGTCAGAAATCAAATGTGATTAACCCCCATTTATGTTAATGTGTGGGAGATAGATTTTATGGGCCCTTTTTGCTTCCTCATTTGGTATTTACTTTTAGTTGTCATTTCTGTTTCTAAATGGATACAAGCTTGCAATGGTGATATTAAACTTACAACTGCATTGATTAGCCATCGTTGGACTCATTTTTGCAATAAGTTGTATGAAAAAATATGAGGTGAAGCGGATATATAATCCATAAATTAAAGTTTAAGTCGAAGCCTTAAATCGAGAAATCAAAATTACTTTGAAAAAGAATATCAAACCAAACAATAAGGATTCGAGTCTCCAATTAAATGACATACTTTGGACTTATTGAACGACTTACAAGGGTCTTATTGACATGCCACTTTACCGACTTATTTTTGATAAATTGTGTCATCTCTCGGTTgaattcaaatacaaaatttaTTGGTTAATCAAACAGTACAACATGAAATTGAAAGTAGCAAGCGAGTCTCGAAAATTGCacatacaaaaactaaaaaaaattcgaatAGGCACATGACAATGTACGAACTTATAAGAATAAAATCAActaataacttgaaaacaattttTAGTAGGACAAAAAATCTTACTTTACGACTCCatactaaaaaaaaatttctggtAAACTACGAACTAAAATAGTTTGGTCCTTTTGTTGTCACTCAAATATTTTCGTATAATGCAATGGAAATCAAAAGAGAAGAAACGTAATTGATATCATTAATTAGAGTTGAGTTTTTCTAATTCACAAGGCCACCAAAGAATTAAATTGTGGAATATGTTGTCAAGATTATTGACTAAGGGCCAACATTTAGACTTTTCATGCGGTTAATCCACGATTAAGGAAGAATTGGTGATTTGAGGTTGTTCCTCGATCTCTATAATCGGCTTATTAATAATTGAGAATACATTCATAGTCTATGATCAGTTCTAAAACCAAGACCAAACTTTCATTAATTTGATTCATTCTATTTAATTATgaattcactatttatttattatttcactattttcaatttttatttatttttttaaactttaattctcctttatttaatttatgcataATTGTAAAGATCATGAATGCGAAACCACTCACAAAGTACTCTGAGTGTGAGAAATTCGAACTCAATTAGATCAATCTTTGTGAGGTCAACCCTACATATATTGTGAATTTTATATTCTGTTTATtcgtaatatttattttttggtgGATTCGGTATCTatcaatatatcaatttattataatttgtacaaatattttaatagttaatatatattagttagttattatttgaatagtgtTACTTTGTATTAAATATATGGAGTAAAATTATATTGTAGATTGAGtatgataaaaaaatgttttgattatgatttaattttttattataataatatctaaattgttaaataagttaatatattttaattatgtttaaaaaatgCGATGAATACTACTTTATgctattaaaatagttaaaaatatattatttaaaaaattaattaaaaattaaacggATAAGATCATTTGTAACGCATATGACATTCGAAACTAGTATATACAAAATTACGAATTTGGAGAAACTTTTAAAATGATGAGAATGTAATTTATTCATCTTAAATTAAAAATGAGTTGGCGTGGTCTGATTGGAAATATAGTTGGGTGACATCATGAGATCAAATGATCTAATTTAAATGATCCATACAGTTGAGGTCATTAATTAGAGTCGAGTTCTTCTAGTTTACAAGACTGTCAAGAAATTAAACCGTGAAAGTTGGTATCAAAGTCATTCGCTTGATAAGAGTTAATTCTCGGGTTCTTTTTACAGTTAATTTACGattaaaaaggaattgacggtttGAATTGTTCTGCTATCATAATAAGCAAGAAAAATTCATAGTCGGTGGTCAATTGAAACCGAGGCtggaattttgattaatttggttcattttattaatttcgaattcattgttttattatttttcaacttttttatttatttaatttcattacactttaattatccttttttttttttatgcagGACTCCAAAGATCGTGAGCACAAAACTACCCACGAAATACCACTCAATCGGACCAATTCCTATTGCAAATCCATCAACGAGAGATTGGGGATCTCAAAGTAACAATAATGGTGCAGCAAAATAAAAGGGCAGATGTGAAATCCAGTAGAGATTGATGTAACACAAAATCCATTACAATTTAGCCACCAACTACTCTTTCACAATCTTTGTCGTTCAGTTTAAACTTAAGCAACTTGTGCCTCCCATTCAGCTCACTTCCCATCTTCGTCTCGTATGCTTCTTCTCTGCCACTTGAGCTGAGCATGCTCCGCTCCTTTTCCCGCGCCAACACCAAACCTGAGTTTCTTCTGCAATCCAAACCCAGAGCCAGTGGCGGCGCTATTACCATTTCCCTCTTCTCGTCAGCCGTTGCTCAAAATCAAGCCTCACTCACCCCCATCACCTCAACACTCCTCCAAAAATGCAACTCTCTTGCCCAAGCCAAACTCATACATCAACAACTCCTTGTCCAGGGTCTCTACCAAGATTTCACTACCCGTCTCGTTTCCGCTTACCTCACCCACAATGCCCCTTCTCATTCCATCTCCATTCTCGAACGCTTAACCCCTTCTACCTCTGTGGTCTTCTGCTGGAACACTATTATTCGACGCTCCCTTCGCCTCGGCTTTTCCCATGACGTTCTTTCTCTCTTCCGCAGGATGCTAAGGCTCCACTGTCCTCCTGACCATTACACCTTCCCTTTTGTCCTCAAAGCCTGCGGCGAGCTTCCCTCCTTCCGCAGTGGCGCAGCTGTTCATGCTGTTGTCTCCACCACTGGATTTGACTCTAATGTCTTTGTTTGTAATGCGCTGGTGGCAATGTATGCTCGTTGCGGTGAGTTGGACGATGCGCGGCAGATGTTCGAGGAAATGCATTACAAAGGGATTTGTGATATCGTCTCCTGGAATTCTATTGTTGCTGCTTATACGCAAAGCAGGGATGCAAAGAATGCGGTGGAGTTGTTCCGAATAATGatgaatgactccgaaatccacCCAGATATCGTCAGCCTTGTCAATGTGCTACCGGCTTGTGGATCTCTAGGCGCGTCTTTACATGGTATGCAACTGCATGCTTTTGCATTGAGGAGAGGTTTATTTGAGGATGTTTTTCTTGGCAATGCTTTGATGGATATGTATGCAAAATGTAGGATGATAGAGCAGGCAAATAAGGTTTTCGAAAGTACGGAGGTCAaggatgttgtttcttggaatgcAATGGTTACTGGGTATTCTCAGGCTGGTAGGTTTGAGGAGGCTCTGGGTTTGTTTCAGAAGATGAGAGAGGAGAAAATTGAGTTGGATGTTGTGACTTGGAGTGCTGTGATTGCAGGCTATGCTCAAAAGGGTCATGGTTATGAAGCATTGGGGGTATTTAGGCAAATGCAACTTTGTGGTTCTAAACCCAATGTCGTTACGCTTGTGTCCGTTCTTTCAGGCTGTGCTTCTATTGCAGCATTACTTCAGGGGAAGGAAACTCACTGTTATGCAATCAAATGTGTTTTGAACTACGATTGGAATGATCCAGGAGAAGATCTCATGGTgattaatggtctaattgacaTGTATGCTAAGTGCAAAAGTACAAATG
Coding sequences within it:
- the LOC107914368 gene encoding pentatricopeptide repeat-containing protein At5g16860, with amino-acid sequence MLRSFSRANTKPEFLLQSKPRASGGAITISLFSSAVAQNQASLTPITSTLLQKCNSLAQAKLIHQQLLVQGLYQDFTTRLVSAYLTHNAPSHSISILERLTPSTSVVFCWNTIIRRSLRLGFSHDVLSLFRRMLRLHCPPDHYTFPFVLKACGELPSFRSGAAVHAVVSTTGFDSNVFVCNALVAMYARCGELDDARQMFEEMHYKGICDIVSWNSIVAAYTQSRDAKNAVELFRIMMNDSEIHPDIVSLVNVLPACGSLGASLHGMQLHAFALRRGLFEDVFLGNALMDMYAKCRMIEQANKVFESTEVKDVVSWNAMVTGYSQAGRFEEALGLFQKMREEKIELDVVTWSAVIAGYAQKGHGYEALGVFRQMQLCGSKPNVVTLVSVLSGCASIAALLQGKETHCYAIKCVLNYDWNDPGEDLMVINGLIDMYAKCKSTNVARLMFDSVAPSDRNVVTWTVMIGGYAQHGEANDALKLFSEMLQEGNSMKPNTFTICCALMACAHLAALRFGKQIHAYILRNRYESVMLFMENCLIDMYSKSGDIHAARVVFDNMQHRNSVSWTSLLTGYGMHGYGEEAIKVLDDMRAAGFVPDGITFLVLLYVCSHSGMVDQGIRFFESMHTEYSVTPELDHYACMVDLLGRAGRFGQALELVHSMPMEPTAIVWIALLSGCRIHGNVELGEYAAAQLQELGSENDGSYTLLSNIYANARRWRDVARVRSLMKYSGVKKRPGCSWVQGKKGTATFYVGDRSHPQFEQIYKLLADLIQRIKAIGFVPETNCALHDVDDEEKGDLLFEHSEKLALAYGILVSTPGVPIHITKNLRVCSDCHNAFTYISMIIDNEIILRDSSRFHHFKSGSCSCRGYW
- the LOC107914182 gene encoding glyceraldehyde-3-phosphate dehydrogenase A, chloroplastic isoform X2; the protein is MAVRTPHLMSLPSMTLVVLSRLLTFSNMIPPLASSLPMSSLLALMASLLMARLSRLFLTATLPTSHGGKDLGIDLVIEGTGVFVDREGAGKHIQAGAKKVLITAPGKGDIPTYVVGVNADTYNPDEPIISNASCTTNCLAPFVKVLDQKFGIIKGTMTTTHSYTGDQRLLDASHRDLRRARAAALNIVPTSTGAAKAVALVLPTLKGKLNGIALRVPTPNVSVVDLVVQVSKKTFAEEVNAAFKESAEKELQGILSVCEEPLVSVDFRCSDVSSTVDASLTMVMGDDMVKVIAWYDNEWGYSQRVVDLADIVANSWK
- the LOC107914182 gene encoding glyceraldehyde-3-phosphate dehydrogenase A, chloroplastic isoform X1, producing the protein MASATVSVAKPNLQIQAKGKGVGFADFSGLHNSSTSLPFARKTSDDFHSLVAFQTSALGSNNGGYRKGMAEAKLKVAINGFGRIGRNFLRCWHGRKDSPLDVIAINDTGGVKQASHLLKYDSTLGIFAADVKPVGTDGISVDGKVIKVVSDRNPANLPWGDLGIDLVIEGTGVFVDREGAGKHIQAGAKKVLITAPGKGDIPTYVVGVNADTYNPDEPIISNASCTTNCLAPFVKVLDQKFGIIKGTMTTTHSYTGDQRLLDASHRDLRRARAAALNIVPTSTGAAKAVALVLPTLKGKLNGIALRVPTPNVSVVDLVVQVSKKTFAEEVNAAFKESAEKELQGILSVCEEPLVSVDFRCSDVSSTVDASLTMVMGDDMVKVIAWYDNEWGYSQRVVDLADIVANSWK
- the LOC107914181 gene encoding DEAD-box ATP-dependent RNA helicase 41 — its product is MEGGNGNDPCESSVLQKDIYQGIDDDVKLNSKDQRDALADEPKCVICGRYGEYVCDETDDDICSLECKQTLLLRVANSLPVCSSSTQRLPATDECFYVRDSVDRSGPPSLTCDQAELLRNKLEIHVKGGVIPAPVLAFSSCGLPQKLLQNIETAGYVMPTPVQVQVIPAALDGRSLLVSADTGSGKTASFLIPIISLCAKLYPNNNSNLRKPLAVVLTPTRELGIQVEDQAKLLGKGLPFKTALVVGGDPIARQLYRIQQGVELIIGTPGRLIDILTKQDIELSDVKIFGLDEVDCMLQRGFRDQVMQIFRALSQPQLLMYSATISQDVEKIASCMATDIVTVSIGKPNRPSKAVKQLAIWVESKQKKQKLFDILRSKHFRPPAVVYVGSRAGADLLSDAITATTGIKALSIHGTKSMKERREIMRMFLVGEVSVVVSTGILGRGIDLLAVRQVIVFDMPNSIKEYVHQIGRASRLGEEGNAIVFVNDEDKKLIPELVDILKSSGAVIPRELGNSRYNVVSLSSGKNFKKRKYGG